One segment of Candidatus Nealsonbacteria bacterium DNA contains the following:
- a CDS encoding YidC/Oxa1 family membrane protein insertase — translation MMDFFYIVLYQPLFNFLILLYTYLPGRDFGIAILVLTFFFRLLFYPLGVKAIQSQKLLQELQPKIKEIQQKYKNDIKKQAKETIELYKKAKINPFSGVLPVLIQLPVLIALFQIFLAGFQAESMVHLYDFVPNPGQVNPLFLGIIDLSKSATAQLNGQNLFLLPNIILIILAGIAQFFQTKALNPKTLGIKKNKGHQVSTSEKIQSQMSYFLPIFTVFILWGLPAALAIYWLATTIFSIIQQYFVLRPAKFN, via the coding sequence ATGATGGATTTTTTTTATATTGTTTTATATCAACCTCTTTTCAATTTTTTAATTTTACTTTATACCTATCTTCCCGGCCGTGACTTTGGAATAGCTATTTTAGTTTTAACATTTTTTTTCCGACTTTTATTTTACCCCTTGGGAGTTAAGGCAATTCAGTCCCAAAAACTTCTTCAAGAACTCCAGCCCAAAATAAAAGAAATTCAGCAAAAATATAAAAACGATATAAAAAAACAGGCAAAAGAGACAATAGAATTATATAAAAAAGCAAAAATAAATCCTTTTTCCGGGGTTTTGCCCGTTTTAATTCAATTACCGGTTTTGATTGCTCTTTTTCAAATTTTTTTAGCCGGCTTTCAGGCAGAATCAATGGTTCATCTTTATGATTTCGTCCCCAATCCCGGTCAGGTAAACCCCCTTTTTTTAGGAATAATTGACCTTTCCAAGTCAGCGACCGCTCAACTGAATGGACAAAACCTCTTTCTTTTACCCAATATAATTTTAATCATCTTGGCTGGAATTGCTCAATTTTTTCAGACTAAAGCATTAAATCCAAAAACCCTGGGAATCAAAAAAAATAAGGGGCATCAGGTTTCAACTTCAGAAAAAATTCAAAGCCAAATGAGTTATTTTTTGCCGATTTTTACTGTTTTTATTCTTTGGGGACTACCAGCCGCCCTTGCCATTTATTGGTTGGCTACCACCATATTTTCCATTATTCAGCAGTATTTTGTTTTACGTCCGGCTAAGTTTAATTAA
- a CDS encoding KH domain-containing protein, with the protein MTTKDIEEIKKTIKEFFEKIAFETEVVFLSFTDSNFIVNLKTEEPQLLIGEGGQTLSEIQHLLKAILKRKIEAFFYLDLDINDYKKKKIQYLKELANSIAEEVALTQKEKILSPMSAYQRRIIHLELSERKDIATESIGKEPERRIIVRPLLPQPEI; encoded by the coding sequence ATGACAACAAAAGATATTGAAGAAATTAAAAAAACAATAAAAGAATTTTTTGAAAAAATTGCCTTTGAAACAGAAGTCGTATTTTTATCTTTCACGGATTCAAATTTTATTGTTAATTTGAAAACCGAAGAACCCCAACTTTTAATCGGGGAAGGGGGTCAAACCCTGTCCGAAATTCAACACTTATTAAAAGCAATTTTAAAAAGAAAAATAGAAGCGTTTTTTTATCTTGATTTGGATATTAATGACTACAAAAAGAAAAAAATTCAATACCTGAAAGAATTGGCTAACTCAATTGCCGAAGAAGTTGCTTTGACCCAAAAAGAAAAAATTCTCTCGCCAATGTCAGCTTACCAGAGAAGAATCATTCATTTGGAGTTATCCGAAAGAAAAGATATTGCCACCGAAAGTATTGGCAAAGAGCCTGAAAGAAGAATAATTGTCCGGCCCTTATTGCCCCAGCCGGAAATTTAA
- a CDS encoding ATP-binding protein, whose translation MKLPFFKKKEKAEDEIFKIEEIRETDIIAPSSIIIDSTHIKLGERFAKAFFIFSYPRYLSSGWFSPIINSDIPMDISFFFHPVDTGATLRQLRKKVTEVQAEINEREEKGLISEPSLEIAYKDIETLRERLQTAQERMFKFGLYLTVYGDSEQELRKIETTLRSILEARLVYIKPALYQQKQGFNSCAPYGLDLLQVHTPMNTDPLSSLFPFVSFDLSSSEGILYGINRHNNSLILFERFSLENANFVIFAKSGSGKSYFVKLEILRSLMLGTDIIIIDPENEYRFLAEAVNGSFINISLASANHINPFDLPIPREDEKAEDVLRSNVINLVGLLRVMLKGLSPEEDAILDRALTETYAAKDITPETDPLVWKENLPLFSDLESVLEGMEGTESLVERLRKFTKGTFSQFFNQPTNISVDKSLVVFGIRDMEDELRPMAMFIIMRYIWNLVRSKLKKRILVIDEAWWIMQSEDGASFLFGMCKRGRKYWLGVTTITQDVNDFMRSNYGQAIISNSSLQLLLKQSPATIDVVQKTFNLTEQEKYLLLEAAVGEGIFFAGQKHAAIKVVASYTEDQIVTSSPEQLLKIKKAKGLNI comes from the coding sequence ATGAAATTGCCATTTTTTAAAAAAAAGGAAAAAGCCGAAGATGAAATTTTTAAAATAGAAGAAATCCGGGAGACCGATATTATTGCCCCCTCTTCAATCATTATTGACTCCACTCATATTAAATTAGGCGAAAGGTTTGCCAAGGCCTTTTTTATTTTTTCTTATCCTCGGTATTTGAGTTCCGGCTGGTTTTCCCCGATTATTAATTCGGACATTCCGATGGATATCTCTTTTTTCTTTCATCCAGTTGATACCGGAGCGACTTTAAGACAATTAAGAAAAAAAGTGACCGAAGTTCAAGCCGAAATTAATGAAAGAGAAGAAAAGGGTCTTATTAGCGAACCCTCTTTAGAAATCGCCTATAAAGACATTGAGACATTAAGAGAAAGACTGCAAACCGCTCAAGAAAGAATGTTTAAGTTTGGCCTTTATCTGACTGTTTATGGAGACAGCGAACAAGAACTGAGAAAAATTGAAACAACATTAAGGTCAATTTTAGAAGCCCGCTTGGTCTATATTAAACCGGCTCTTTACCAGCAAAAACAAGGATTTAACTCCTGCGCTCCTTATGGTTTGGATTTGCTTCAGGTTCACACTCCAATGAACACTGACCCCTTATCAAGCTTATTTCCATTTGTTTCTTTTGATTTGAGTTCAAGCGAGGGAATTTTATATGGAATTAACCGTCATAATAATTCTTTGATTTTATTTGAACGTTTTAGTTTGGAAAATGCCAATTTTGTCATTTTTGCCAAATCAGGTTCGGGTAAATCCTATTTTGTTAAATTGGAAATTCTCCGTTCTTTAATGCTCGGAACAGATATTATTATCATTGATCCGGAAAATGAATATCGGTTCTTGGCCGAAGCTGTTAACGGTTCTTTTATAAATATTTCTTTGGCTTCAGCCAATCACATCAATCCTTTTGATTTACCCATTCCCAGAGAAGATGAAAAAGCAGAGGATGTTTTAAGGTCAAATGTGATTAACTTGGTTGGCTTGTTAAGAGTGATGCTCAAGGGATTAAGTCCGGAAGAAGACGCTATTTTAGACAGGGCTTTAACCGAGACCTATGCTGCCAAAGACATTACTCCGGAAACCGACCCTCTTGTTTGGAAAGAAAATTTGCCTCTTTTTTCTGATTTGGAATCGGTTTTGGAGGGAATGGAGGGAACGGAAAGTTTGGTTGAAAGATTAAGAAAATTCACCAAGGGCACTTTTTCCCAATTCTTCAACCAACCAACAAATATCTCGGTTGACAAGTCCTTGGTCGTTTTTGGAATCAGGGATATGGAAGATGAATTAAGGCCAATGGCAATGTTTATTATTATGAGATATATCTGGAATTTGGTCAGGTCAAAATTAAAAAAAAGGATTTTGGTTATTGATGAGGCCTGGTGGATAATGCAATCAGAAGATGGAGCTTCTTTTTTATTCGGAATGTGCAAAAGAGGAAGAAAATACTGGCTGGGGGTAACGACCATTACCCAGGATGTTAATGATTTTATGAGGTCTAATTACGGTCAAGCGATTATTAGCAATTCTTCTTTGCAGCTTTTATTAAAACAATCGCCAGCCACGATTGATGTTGTTCAAAAAACATTTAATTTAACCGAGCAAGAAAAATATTTATTACTGGAAGCGGCTGTCGGGGAAGGAATATTTTTTGCCGGCCAAAAACATGCGGCTATTAAAGTGGTGGCCTCTTATACCGAAGACCAGATTGTAACTAGTTCGCCCGAACAACTGCTAAAAATAAAAAAAGCCAAGGGCTTAAACATTTAA
- a CDS encoding PrgI family protein, whose amino-acid sequence MQFTVPQFIEMEPKIVGPLTLRQFFFLAFAGGISFFLYYAVPFFLFLILCLFLFSAGFAFAFLKINSQPLPTVLINFFKFSYSGKNYFWQKKTMPPKIIKKERVKEKEEETVPLKIVEGGKLKKLSTLIEIKTR is encoded by the coding sequence ATGCAATTTACTGTTCCACAATTTATTGAAATGGAGCCCAAAATTGTCGGGCCTCTTACCTTGCGCCAGTTTTTCTTTCTGGCTTTTGCCGGCGGCATTTCCTTTTTTCTTTATTACGCTGTTCCCTTTTTTCTTTTTTTAATTCTTTGCCTATTTTTATTCAGCGCCGGTTTTGCTTTTGCTTTTTTGAAAATCAATAGCCAGCCCCTGCCCACGGTTTTAATCAATTTTTTTAAATTCTCGTATTCCGGAAAAAATTATTTTTGGCAGAAAAAAACCATGCCCCCAAAAATTATTAAAAAAGAAAGGGTCAAAGAAAAAGAAGAAGAAACTGTTCCCTTAAAAATTGTTGAAGGGGGTAAATTAAAAAAACTTTCCACTTTAATTGAAATAAAAACAAGATAA
- a CDS encoding pilin yields MAWGWQVSACRYWAGTVCSEKSQKWLLSIEDTLSEPVLFSPPNDPAGKTPIGLPVLLKWHKFLGTNSWNYQIYERNQTTPATGTTQVSNLRFDYSELKLDTFYTWRVQPCWDYEGKKCEAFWSEDSIFRTTGRPPELIYPLTNANNVPIPVNFKWEDVPGAKSYIFKYIYISKIEDLNLSLKKILEEPEIYLDPPHPGLVLVELKKILEKPGVSLDYPDLILEKDYFWRVKTCARAKGELCGPWSPLRTFKTFKLQTPINPKPGNNTTVFTGDRHFFSWDKVDGAVSYQFKIKYIFLSEEENKPECRPKVNQEIIKIIPLNSQFYPLECKGEYQWQVRACLDKDCRETGKWSDWFFNLTSRKAAPGWGGLVPCGRDYDNPDTDWNETDSCQLKHIFIMVKSIIDFFLWRVAPLILVVLVVISALILYFSLGKAEALIQIKSLWKSAGIGYLVIFTAWFLVSFVLLLFGYQVGLFGPWWRINF; encoded by the coding sequence GTGGCTTGGGGTTGGCAAGTTAGCGCTTGTCGATATTGGGCTGGTACTGTTTGTTCTGAAAAAAGCCAGAAATGGCTGTTATCAATTGAAGATACTCTTTCAGAACCTGTTTTATTTTCACCGCCAAATGATCCGGCAGGGAAAACTCCAATTGGTCTTCCAGTTTTATTAAAATGGCACAAATTTTTAGGAACAAATTCTTGGAATTATCAAATATATGAAAGGAACCAAACAACTCCGGCCACCGGCACAACCCAAGTCTCTAATTTAAGATTTGATTATTCTGAACTTAAACTTGATACTTTTTATACTTGGAGGGTTCAGCCTTGTTGGGATTATGAGGGGAAAAAATGTGAGGCCTTTTGGTCGGAGGATTCTATTTTTAGAACCACTGGCCGGCCGCCAGAACTTATTTATCCTCTGACTAACGCAAATAATGTTCCTATTCCGGTCAATTTTAAGTGGGAAGATGTGCCTGGGGCCAAATCCTATATTTTTAAATATATTTATATTTCAAAAATTGAGGATCTTAATTTAAGTTTGAAAAAAATATTAGAAGAACCAGAGATTTACCTTGATCCTCCACATCCAGGTTTGGTTTTAGTAGAATTAAAAAAAATATTAGAAAAACCAGGAGTTTCCCTTGATTATCCAGACCTAATTTTAGAAAAAGACTACTTCTGGCGGGTAAAAACCTGCGCCAGAGCAAAAGGAGAACTTTGCGGCCCTTGGAGTCCTTTAAGAACTTTTAAAACTTTTAAGCTTCAGACTCCAATTAATCCTAAGCCAGGAAATAACACGACTGTTTTTACAGGCGACCGTCATTTTTTTTCCTGGGACAAGGTTGATGGCGCTGTTTCTTATCAATTTAAAATAAAATATATTTTCCTTTCTGAAGAAGAAAACAAGCCGGAATGTCGGCCAAAAGTTAACCAGGAAATTATTAAAATAATACCATTGAACTCTCAATTTTATCCCTTAGAATGTAAAGGAGAATACCAATGGCAAGTCAGGGCTTGTTTGGATAAAGATTGTCGGGAAACCGGCAAATGGAGCGATTGGTTTTTTAATCTGACTAGCAGAAAGGCGGCGCCGGGTTGGGGCGGTTTGGTCCCCTGCGGCCGAGATTATGACAATCCAGACACTGACTGGAATGAAACCGACTCCTGCCAATTAAAACATATTTTTATAATGGTAAAAAGTATTATTGATTTCTTTTTGTGGAGAGTGGCTCCCTTGATTTTAGTTGTCTTGGTAGTAATCAGCGCCCTGATTCTTTATTTTTCTCTCGGTAAAGCCGAAGCCCTAATTCAAATAAAATCTTTGTGGAAATCAGCCGGAATAGGTTATCTTGTTATTTTTACTGCCTGGTTTCTTGTTTCTTTTGTTTTGCTTTTATTCGGCTATCAGGTCGGACTTTTTGGCCCCTGGTGGCGGATTAATTTTTAA
- a CDS encoding M23 family metallopeptidase, with translation MIISLLKIFLRPKEILKRAKKFLRGLKKDPFCYFWLISLILFGILNFSSFYLNKNFKIAAQNFLPPFFNLQNQNSNQVEFLFLNFSGKTSLEVPSPILIEKNSLKGISPPLIITPQVLAVLAGQDSSFQESRGIIEYLVEPGDNLWLIADKFNITLETLLWANNLNKNSKIQPGQKLVILPVSGVIHYVRAGDTISEIAQKYQGKISQIITFNNLIKEDDIFIGDILIIPDGKKPYSSTKLASQSALAVPLPSNYFIYPTVSTRISQGLHWYNAVDFDGRCGDQIFAAAAGTVLRVKLTESVSRDVFGGAGNHLTILHPNGTITMYGHLLTSFVNPGDRVSQGQIIALMGGQPGAPGAGTSTGCHLHFEVRQARNPFVRQ, from the coding sequence ATGATAATTTCGCTTTTAAAGATATTTTTAAGACCGAAAGAAATTTTAAAGAGGGCGAAAAAGTTTTTAAGGGGTTTAAAAAAAGACCCTTTTTGCTATTTTTGGCTGATTTCCCTTATTTTATTCGGAATTTTAAATTTTAGCTCTTTTTATTTAAACAAAAATTTCAAAATCGCAGCTCAAAATTTTCTTCCCCCCTTTTTTAATTTACAAAATCAAAACTCCAATCAAGTAGAATTTTTATTTTTAAATTTTTCCGGAAAAACTTCTTTGGAAGTTCCCAGCCCGATTTTAATTGAAAAAAACAGCTTGAAAGGAATTTCTCCACCCTTAATAATTACTCCACAGGTTTTGGCGGTTCTTGCCGGACAGGACTCTTCTTTTCAGGAGTCAAGGGGAATTATTGAATATCTTGTTGAACCAGGAGACAACCTTTGGTTGATTGCCGATAAATTTAATATAACATTAGAGACCCTGCTTTGGGCTAATAATTTAAATAAGAATTCAAAAATCCAACCGGGTCAAAAATTGGTTATTCTGCCGGTTTCCGGAGTAATTCATTATGTTAGGGCTGGCGATACGATTTCTGAAATCGCTCAAAAATATCAAGGAAAAATTAGCCAGATTATTACCTTTAATAATCTTATTAAAGAAGATGATATTTTTATCGGCGATATTTTAATTATTCCCGACGGGAAAAAACCTTATTCTTCAACAAAACTTGCTTCTCAGTCGGCTTTGGCCGTTCCTTTACCCTCCAATTATTTTATTTACCCGACTGTTTCTACTCGGATTAGCCAGGGTCTACACTGGTACAATGCGGTTGATTTTGACGGTCGGTGCGGAGATCAAATTTTTGCTGCGGCTGCTGGAACAGTTTTGAGGGTTAAATTAACCGAATCTGTCTCAAGAGACGTTTTCGGCGGAGCAGGCAACCACCTGACAATTTTACACCCCAATGGAACAATAACAATGTATGGTCATCTTTTAACCAGTTTTGTCAATCCGGGCGATAGAGTTTCCCAGGGCCAAATTATTGCCCTGATGGGTGGACAACCAGGCGCTCCAGGAGCCGGAACCTCAACCGGTTGCCATCTTCATTTTGAAGTCAGGCAAGCCAGAAATCCTTTTGTCAGGCAATAA